In Erpetoichthys calabaricus chromosome 4, fErpCal1.3, whole genome shotgun sequence, one genomic interval encodes:
- the LOC114645148 gene encoding uncharacterized protein LOC114645148: MALLNIRALTNKTFFINDIISEKKIDFIALSETWLSSDGAAVLIESVPPDYSFTRADRQGKRGGGLANIYSSRLKCKNISFGKFKSFEYLAIVIQGDSHVLVLSVYRPPKFNASFFEEFSDLMSILITNYDALLIVGNFNFHVDNQCDQKVKEFMNLLDSFDLRQLVNQPTHKAGHTLDLVITKGLKVDIKQVIDTGLSDHFLLLFNIEIMIENTHEKHIVKKRFFDSSATLKLTNILTNQSVYSANYNSEENVNSKVERFNTKVRAAVDIVAPEKTVKKSSSIVIPWKTQRVSDLKRTCRRPERKWRKTKLTIDYEILKVKITEYNNTVRLERRCYFSKIINNNASNPRVLFSTIDHLLNPGNSKECLLSTSSKTCEAIAVFFNQKIYNNKRQSPH; the protein is encoded by the coding sequence atggcactattaaatattagagctttaactaacaagacgttttttatcaacgacattattagtgaaaaaaaaatagattttattgcactaagtgagacgtggcttagctcagatggcgcagctgttttaatcgaatctgtgcctccggattacagttttactcgtgctgatcgccaaggaaagagaggtggagggctagcaaacatttactctagcaggttaaaatgtaaaaatatcagttttggtaagttcaagtcttttgagtatctcgccattgttattcagggagattctcacgttctagtattatccgtgtatagacctcctaaattcaacgcgtctttctttgaggaattctctgacttgatgtcaatcttaattacgaactatgacgcactcttaatagtcggcaactttaattttcatgtagataatcaatgtgaccaaaaagtaaaagaatttatgaacctcctggactcttttgatttgagacagctcgttaatcagcctacacataaagcaggtcatacgttagacttagtaattactaaaggactaaaagttgatataaagcaggtcattgatacgggtctttcagaccattttcttctactttttaatatagaaataatgatagaaaacactcatgagaagcatattgttaaaaaacgcttctttgactcatcagcaactttaaaacttacaaacattctaaccaatcagtccgtttatagtgccaactataatagcgaggagaatgtaaatagtaaggtggaaagatttaatactaaagtgagggctgctgttgacatagttgcacctgaaaagacagttaaaaaatcttctagcattgttataccttggaagacccaaagagtgtctgatttaaagagaacatgccgtagacctgagcgtaaatggaggaagactaaactaactattgactatgagatattaaaagttaaaataacagaatacaataacacagtccgtcttgagaggcgctgctatttctctaagattataaataacaatgctagtaatcccagagtcttattttcgacaattgatcatctgttaaacccaggtaactcaaa